Proteins from a single region of Streptomyces vinaceus:
- a CDS encoding peptide MFS transporter, translating into MASSLTKDPAATPADEKTFFGHPRGLATLFMTEMWERFSFYGMKALLLVYLLSGGPDAKKGSLAGGIGMDEGTAITVFSIYVSMVYLLALPGGWLGDRVWGPRKTVTIAAVTIMSGHIILALPGGATFFVGLALVALGSGLLKANISTMVGQLYKDANDPRRDGGFTIFYMGINAGAFFAPLIIGTVGQKVNWHLGFALAAVGMGIGLVAFLLGTKNLNPVSSVVPKPLSAEERTSWIRKIVAVLAAVAVFYTAVGMSGMFTKAWATIPLTLIGLIVPAGVLIRIKRDKDLNRDEQSKMTGYIWFFVAAAVFWMIYDQGASTVQSFGETKASGALLGFEFPSSWYQSLNPVFIMALAPVFAWIWVWLNRKGSEPSTVGKFAAGLFFVGVSFFFFLVPIGLAANGQAVSPMWLVGIYLIQTVGELCLSPVGLSVTTKMAPAKYASQMMGVWFLAVTAGDSITSLLSDPAVFGIDLNGTSAVAIEATLAVLAAAAVFMYRKKVKTLMGDVR; encoded by the coding sequence ATGGCTTCCAGCCTGACGAAGGATCCGGCGGCGACTCCTGCCGACGAGAAGACCTTCTTCGGACACCCCCGTGGCCTGGCCACTCTCTTCATGACCGAGATGTGGGAGCGGTTCAGCTTCTACGGCATGAAGGCCCTCCTCCTCGTCTACCTGCTCTCCGGTGGCCCGGATGCCAAGAAGGGCAGCCTGGCCGGCGGCATCGGGATGGACGAGGGCACGGCGATCACCGTGTTCTCCATCTACGTCTCCATGGTCTACCTGCTCGCGCTGCCCGGCGGATGGCTCGGCGACCGCGTCTGGGGCCCCCGCAAGACGGTGACGATCGCGGCCGTGACGATCATGTCCGGTCACATCATCCTCGCCCTGCCGGGCGGCGCGACGTTCTTCGTCGGCCTGGCCCTCGTGGCCCTCGGCTCGGGTCTGCTCAAGGCCAACATCTCCACGATGGTCGGCCAGCTGTACAAGGACGCGAACGACCCGCGTCGTGACGGCGGCTTCACCATCTTCTACATGGGCATCAACGCCGGTGCCTTCTTCGCGCCGCTGATCATCGGCACCGTCGGCCAGAAGGTCAACTGGCACCTCGGCTTCGCGCTCGCCGCGGTCGGCATGGGCATCGGCCTCGTCGCCTTCCTGCTGGGCACCAAAAACCTGAACCCGGTCAGCTCGGTCGTCCCGAAGCCGCTGTCGGCCGAGGAGCGCACCTCCTGGATCCGCAAGATCGTCGCCGTGCTCGCCGCCGTCGCGGTGTTCTACACCGCCGTGGGCATGTCCGGCATGTTCACCAAGGCGTGGGCGACCATCCCGCTGACCCTGATCGGTCTGATCGTTCCGGCCGGCGTGCTGATCCGCATCAAGCGGGACAAGGACCTCAACCGCGACGAGCAGTCGAAGATGACCGGCTACATCTGGTTCTTCGTCGCCGCGGCCGTCTTCTGGATGATCTACGACCAGGGTGCCTCGACCGTCCAGTCCTTCGGTGAGACCAAGGCCTCCGGGGCGCTGCTCGGCTTCGAGTTCCCCTCGTCCTGGTACCAGTCCCTGAACCCGGTCTTCATCATGGCCCTGGCCCCGGTCTTCGCCTGGATCTGGGTGTGGCTGAACCGCAAGGGCAGCGAGCCGTCCACGGTCGGCAAGTTCGCCGCGGGCCTGTTCTTCGTCGGCGTGTCGTTCTTCTTCTTCCTGGTCCCGATCGGTCTGGCCGCGAACGGCCAGGCGGTGAGCCCGATGTGGCTCGTCGGCATCTACCTGATCCAGACCGTCGGCGAGCTCTGCCTCTCCCCGGTCGGCCTGTCGGTCACCACGAAGATGGCACCGGCCAAGTACGCCTCGCAGATGATGGGCGTGTGGTTCCTCGCGGTCACCGCGGGCGACTCCATCACCAGCCTGCTGTCCGACCCGGCCGTCTTCGGCATCGACCTCAACGGCACCTCCGCGGTGGCCATCGAGGCCACCCTGGCCGTCCTGGCCGCGGCCGCGGTGTTCATGTACCGCAAGA
- a CDS encoding response regulator transcription factor — translation MTRVLLAEDDASISEPLARALRREGYEVEVREDGPTALDAGLQGGVDLVVLDLGLPGMDGLEVARRLRAEGHGFPILVLTARADEVDTVVGLDAGADDYVTKPFRLAELLARVRALLRRGANEATQAPATHGVRIDVESHRAWMGEEELQLTAKEFDLLRVLVRDAGRVVTRDQLMREVWDTTWWSSTKTLDMHISWLRKKLGDDAANPRYIATVRGVGFRFEKS, via the coding sequence ATGACGCGTGTACTGCTCGCCGAGGACGACGCTTCCATCTCGGAGCCCCTGGCCCGCGCCCTGCGCCGGGAGGGGTACGAGGTCGAGGTCCGCGAGGACGGCCCCACGGCCCTGGACGCGGGACTTCAGGGCGGCGTCGACCTCGTCGTCCTGGATCTGGGCCTGCCGGGCATGGACGGCCTCGAAGTCGCCCGCCGGCTGCGCGCCGAGGGCCACGGCTTCCCCATCCTCGTACTCACCGCCCGCGCGGACGAGGTCGACACGGTCGTCGGCCTGGACGCCGGCGCCGACGACTACGTGACCAAGCCCTTCCGCCTCGCCGAACTGCTGGCCCGGGTCCGGGCCCTGCTGCGGCGCGGGGCCAACGAGGCCACCCAGGCCCCCGCGACCCACGGCGTGCGGATCGACGTCGAGTCGCACCGCGCGTGGATGGGCGAGGAGGAGCTCCAGCTCACGGCCAAGGAGTTCGACCTGCTGCGGGTCCTGGTCCGCGACGCCGGCCGGGTCGTCACCCGCGACCAGCTGATGCGCGAGGTCTGGGACACCACCTGGTGGTCCTCCACCAAGACCCTGGACATGCACATCTCCTGGCTGCGCAAGAAGCTCGGCGACGACGCCGCCAACCCGCGCTACATCGCCACGGTCCGCGGGGTCGGCTTCCGCTTCGAGAAGAGCTGA
- a CDS encoding ATP-binding protein, with translation MRRRLINSTLAVVLVVIAVFGVSLVIVETRTITSSAQDRIESEALRLVGMVESSVLERKPIDAHALAEQLDMGGYARITVPGQPPVEVGDKIPDSVIRGTAKGEQGETVVVEESRSTVTREVGRTLAVVGAVALLAVVAAVLLAVRQANRLASPLTDLAETAERLGSGDPRPRHKRYGVPELDRVADVLDSSAERIARMLTAERRLAADASHQLRTPLTALSMRLEEITVTDDLETVREEATIALTQVERLTDVVERLLTNSRDPRTGSAVPFDLDEVVKQQVEEWRPAYRSAGRAIVRSGKTGMRAVGTPGAVSQVLATLVENALMHGGGTVALRTRVIGNQAVLEVTDEGPGVPPDLGNRIFERAISGRNSTGIGLAVARDLAEADGGRLELLQTQPPVFALFLSRTAPERPAPEQTVR, from the coding sequence ATGCGCCGCCGCCTGATCAACTCCACGCTCGCCGTGGTGCTCGTCGTCATCGCCGTGTTCGGGGTCTCCCTGGTGATCGTGGAGACCCGGACGATCACCAGCAGCGCCCAGGACCGCATCGAGTCCGAGGCGCTGCGGCTGGTCGGCATGGTCGAGTCGAGCGTCCTGGAGCGCAAGCCCATCGACGCCCACGCCCTCGCCGAACAGCTCGACATGGGCGGGTACGCCCGCATCACCGTCCCCGGGCAGCCGCCCGTGGAGGTCGGCGACAAGATCCCCGACAGCGTCATCCGCGGCACCGCCAAGGGCGAGCAGGGCGAGACCGTCGTCGTCGAGGAGTCCCGCTCCACGGTGACCCGGGAGGTCGGGCGGACCCTGGCCGTGGTCGGAGCGGTGGCGCTGCTCGCCGTCGTGGCGGCCGTACTGCTCGCCGTACGGCAGGCCAACCGGCTGGCCTCGCCGCTCACGGACCTGGCCGAGACGGCCGAGCGGCTGGGGTCGGGCGACCCGCGGCCGCGGCACAAGCGGTACGGGGTCCCCGAGCTGGACCGGGTCGCGGACGTACTGGACTCCAGCGCGGAGCGGATCGCGCGGATGCTGACCGCCGAGCGGCGGCTGGCCGCGGACGCCTCCCACCAGCTGCGCACCCCGCTCACGGCCCTGTCGATGCGGCTGGAGGAGATCACGGTCACCGACGACCTGGAGACCGTACGGGAAGAGGCGACGATCGCCCTGACCCAGGTGGAGCGGCTCACGGACGTGGTCGAGCGGCTGCTGACGAACTCGCGGGACCCGCGGACGGGCTCGGCGGTCCCCTTCGACCTGGACGAGGTCGTCAAACAGCAGGTGGAGGAGTGGCGGCCCGCCTACCGCAGCGCCGGGCGGGCCATCGTGCGCTCCGGGAAGACGGGCATGCGGGCCGTCGGCACCCCGGGCGCGGTCTCGCAGGTGCTGGCGACGCTCGTGGAGAACGCGCTGATGCACGGCGGCGGCACCGTCGCGCTGCGTACCCGGGTGATCGGTAACCAGGCGGTGCTGGAGGTCACGGACGAGGGGCCGGGGGTCCCGCCGGACCTGGGCAACCGGATCTTCGAGCGGGCGATCAGCGGGCGCAATTCCACCGGGATCGGCCTGGCGGTGGCCCGGGACCTCGCGGAGGCCGACGGGGGGCGCCTGGAGCTGCTGCAGACGCAGCCGCCCGTGTTCGCGCTGTTCCTGAGCCGGACGGCCCCGGAGCGGCCGGCGCCGGAGCAGACGGTGCGCTGA
- a CDS encoding GtrA family protein has product MSTPQQGSALERVRGLAREVAKFGAVGGVGVLVNLGVFNLIRHTTDLQVVRASVIATVVAIITNYLGFRYFTYRDRARAGGSRELPLFVAFSVIGLVIENGVLYTATYGFGWDGPLATNVFKFIGIGTATVFRFWSYRTWVFKALPEPRPEPVEVAAVVSSPRGDAAGTTGTTRAPEHAAK; this is encoded by the coding sequence ATGAGCACGCCGCAGCAGGGTTCCGCGCTCGAACGCGTACGGGGCCTCGCCCGCGAGGTCGCGAAGTTCGGGGCCGTCGGCGGCGTCGGTGTGCTCGTCAACCTCGGAGTCTTCAACCTGATCCGCCACACCACCGACCTCCAGGTGGTCCGGGCCAGCGTCATAGCCACCGTCGTGGCCATCATCACGAACTACCTGGGCTTCCGGTACTTCACCTACCGTGACCGCGCCCGCGCCGGCGGCTCCCGCGAGCTGCCGCTGTTCGTGGCCTTCAGCGTGATCGGCCTGGTGATCGAGAACGGCGTGCTGTACACCGCCACCTACGGGTTCGGCTGGGACGGCCCGCTCGCCACGAACGTGTTCAAGTTCATCGGCATCGGCACCGCCACCGTCTTCCGCTTCTGGTCGTACCGGACCTGGGTCTTCAAGGCCCTGCCGGAGCCGCGGCCGGAGCCCGTCGAGGTCGCGGCCGTGGTCTCCTCGCCGCGCGGCGACGCCGCCGGCACGACCGGCACCACCCGGGCCCCCGAGCACGCCGCCAAGTAG
- a CDS encoding 5-(carboxyamino)imidazole ribonucleotide synthase, with protein MTFPVVGMVGGGQLARMTHEAGIPLGIRFKLLSDTPQDSAAQVVSDVVIGDYRDLETLRAFARGCDVITFDHEHVPIEHLRALEADGIAVRPGPDALMHAADKGVMRAKLDEIGAPSPRHRIVSDPADAAAFAAEVGGFPVILKTVRGGYDGKGVWFVRTPEDAEAPFKAGVPVLAEEKVDFARELAANIVRSPHGQAVAYPVVESIQVDGVCDTVIAPAPNLSEALAGEAQALALRIAKELGVTGHLAVELFETTDGRILVNELAMRPHNSGHWTQDGAITSQFANHVRAVLDLPLGDPRPRARWTVMANVLGGDYPDMYAAYLHCMAHDPQLKIHMYGKDVKHGRKVGHVNTYGDDLDDVLERARHAAGYLRGTITA; from the coding sequence GTGACGTTCCCGGTAGTCGGCATGGTCGGCGGCGGTCAGCTCGCCCGCATGACCCACGAGGCGGGCATCCCCCTCGGCATCAGATTCAAGCTCCTCAGTGACACCCCGCAGGACTCGGCGGCCCAGGTCGTGAGCGATGTCGTCATCGGCGACTATCGCGACCTGGAGACGTTGCGCGCCTTCGCGCGCGGCTGCGACGTGATCACCTTCGACCACGAGCACGTGCCCATCGAGCACCTGCGGGCCCTGGAAGCGGACGGCATCGCCGTCCGCCCGGGGCCCGACGCGTTGATGCACGCCGCCGACAAGGGGGTGATGCGCGCGAAGCTCGACGAGATCGGCGCCCCGAGCCCCCGCCACCGGATCGTCAGCGATCCGGCGGACGCGGCGGCCTTCGCGGCCGAGGTGGGCGGCTTCCCGGTCATCCTCAAGACCGTGCGCGGCGGCTACGACGGCAAGGGCGTGTGGTTCGTCCGCACTCCCGAGGACGCCGAGGCCCCGTTCAAGGCGGGCGTGCCGGTCCTCGCGGAGGAGAAGGTCGACTTCGCCCGCGAGCTCGCGGCCAACATCGTCCGCTCCCCGCACGGCCAGGCGGTGGCCTATCCGGTGGTCGAGTCCATCCAGGTCGACGGCGTGTGCGACACGGTGATCGCCCCCGCCCCGAACCTCTCCGAGGCCCTCGCGGGCGAGGCCCAGGCCCTCGCCCTGCGCATCGCCAAGGAGCTGGGCGTGACCGGCCACCTGGCCGTGGAGCTGTTCGAGACCACGGACGGCCGGATCCTCGTCAACGAGCTGGCGATGCGCCCCCACAACAGCGGTCACTGGACCCAGGACGGCGCGATCACCTCCCAGTTCGCCAACCACGTACGGGCGGTCCTGGACCTCCCCCTGGGCGACCCGCGCCCGCGGGCCCGCTGGACGGTCATGGCGAACGTGCTCGGCGGGGACTACCCCGACATGTACGCGGCGTACCTGCACTGCATGGCCCACGACCCGCAGCTCAAGATCCACATGTACGGCAAGGACGTGAAGCACGGCCGCAAGGTCGGTCACGTCAACACCTACGGCGACGACCTGGACGATGTGCTGGAACGCGCACGCCACGCAGCCGGCTACCTCAGGGGAACGATCACCGCATGA
- the purE gene encoding 5-(carboxyamino)imidazole ribonucleotide mutase, with amino-acid sequence MSTSTAGPVIGIVMGSDSDWPVMEAAAQALDEFEIPYEVDVVSAHRMPREMVAYGERAAGRGLKAIIAGAGGAAHLPGMLASVTPLPVIGVPVPLKYLDGMDSLLSIVQMPAGVPVATVSVAGARNAGLLAVRMLAAHDPELLARMKEFQQELNDQATEKGKRLRTKVAGADSFGFGK; translated from the coding sequence ATGAGCACCTCCACCGCAGGTCCCGTCATCGGCATCGTCATGGGCTCGGACTCCGACTGGCCCGTCATGGAGGCCGCCGCCCAGGCCCTCGACGAGTTCGAGATCCCCTACGAGGTCGACGTGGTCTCGGCGCACCGGATGCCGCGCGAGATGGTCGCGTACGGGGAGCGGGCCGCCGGGCGCGGCCTCAAGGCGATCATCGCGGGGGCCGGCGGCGCCGCCCACCTCCCCGGCATGCTCGCCTCCGTCACCCCGCTGCCGGTCATCGGCGTACCGGTGCCCCTGAAGTACCTCGACGGCATGGACTCCCTGCTGTCGATCGTCCAGATGCCCGCCGGGGTTCCCGTCGCCACCGTCTCCGTCGCGGGAGCGCGCAACGCCGGGCTGCTGGCCGTACGGATGCTGGCCGCCCACGACCCGGAGCTGCTCGCCCGCATGAAGGAGTTCCAGCAGGAGCTGAACGACCAGGCCACCGAGAAGGGCAAGCGGCTGCGGACGAAGGTCGCGGGCGCCGACTCCTTCGGATTCGGCAAGTGA
- a CDS encoding dipeptidase → MSAAQRLGEARELLAEHPVVDGHNDLPWALRQQVRYDLAQRDLADDQRDHLHTDIPRLRAGGVGAQFWSVYVRSDYAGDTAVSATLEQIDAVAQLIDRYPADLVRALTADDMEAARAEGRIASLMGAEGGHSINNSLATLRALHRLGVRYMTLTHNDTIDWADSATDEPRHGGLSDFGREVVREMNRIGMLVDLSHVAATTMRDALDVSAAPVIFSHSSSLAVCEHPRNVPDDVLERLAANGGVAMATFVPKFILPAAVEWTLAADENLRAHGFHHLDTTPEAMALHRAFEAGRPRPVATAATVADHLDHMREVAGVDHIGIGGDYDGTAFTPTGLDDVAGYPNLIAELLARGWSRADLAKLTWSNAVRALRDAEAVARELSASRGPSNAVL, encoded by the coding sequence GTGAGCGCCGCGCAGCGCCTGGGCGAGGCGCGGGAGCTGCTCGCCGAGCACCCGGTCGTCGACGGTCACAACGACCTGCCGTGGGCGCTGCGCCAGCAGGTGCGCTACGACCTGGCGCAGCGCGACCTCGCCGACGACCAGCGCGACCACCTGCACACCGACATCCCGCGGCTGCGGGCCGGCGGCGTCGGCGCGCAGTTCTGGTCGGTGTACGTACGCTCCGACTACGCGGGCGACACGGCGGTCAGCGCCACCCTGGAGCAGATCGACGCCGTCGCCCAGCTGATCGACCGTTACCCGGCCGACCTGGTACGGGCGCTGACGGCCGACGACATGGAGGCGGCCCGGGCCGAGGGCCGGATCGCCTCGCTGATGGGCGCCGAGGGCGGCCACTCCATCAACAACTCGCTCGCCACGCTGCGCGCCCTGCACCGCCTGGGCGTGCGGTACATGACGCTCACGCACAACGACACCATCGACTGGGCGGACTCGGCGACCGACGAGCCGCGCCACGGCGGTCTGAGCGACTTCGGCCGCGAGGTCGTCCGCGAGATGAACCGCATCGGCATGCTCGTCGACCTCTCGCACGTCGCCGCGACCACGATGCGCGACGCGCTCGACGTCTCCGCCGCACCGGTGATCTTCTCGCACTCCTCCTCGCTGGCGGTCTGCGAGCACCCGCGCAACGTCCCGGACGACGTACTGGAGCGGCTGGCCGCCAACGGCGGCGTCGCGATGGCCACGTTCGTACCGAAGTTCATCCTCCCGGCAGCCGTCGAGTGGACCCTGGCCGCGGACGAGAACCTGCGCGCGCACGGCTTCCACCACCTCGACACCACCCCCGAGGCGATGGCCCTGCACCGGGCCTTCGAGGCCGGGCGCCCGCGCCCGGTGGCCACGGCCGCCACGGTCGCCGACCACCTGGACCACATGCGCGAGGTGGCCGGCGTCGACCACATCGGCATCGGCGGCGACTACGACGGCACGGCCTTCACCCCCACCGGGCTGGACGACGTGGCGGGCTACCCGAACCTGATCGCGGAGCTGCTCGCGCGCGGCTGGTCGCGGGCCGACCTGGCCAAGCTGACCTGGTCCAACGCCGTACGGGCGCTGCGCGACGCGGAGGCGGTGGCGCGCGAGCTCTCGGCGTCCCGAGGCCCCTCCAACGCGGTGCTCTAG
- a CDS encoding dipeptidase, giving the protein MAASLSLLPPRPEPNAMADLQDEPHTDYAAPTAYTAYTADPVPAGPGTAGAEDTSAPAAGSALERAVALLSVHPVTDGHNTLVWTLRQSPYHDIDTPDSGVDTDIPRLRAGGVGAQFWSLLLPQEAAAPDQVLSDTLDQIDVALALMRRYPDGLCLALTADDMADARNRGRIASFLGPVTGRTLTDSLGALRAFHALGVRILAPAGAPWARDELTPFGHEVVKEMNRLSMLVDLTGCTPEVACQLAGASKAPVIVSHTAAAALKPHPGNVTDEVLLALRAAQGLAMVTFDAAQTGDSLHAVADHVEHVRAVAGPDCVGLGATFGTEPGVPRPAGLTDPSGYPRLVAELLERGWSETDLALLTWGNAQRVLRDAEFTARAAQHRRPA; this is encoded by the coding sequence GTGGCAGCATCTCTCTCCCTGCTGCCGCCGAGACCGGAGCCGAACGCCATGGCCGACCTGCAGGATGAACCGCACACCGACTACGCGGCGCCCACCGCGTACACCGCGTACACCGCCGACCCGGTCCCCGCGGGACCCGGCACCGCCGGTGCCGAGGACACGTCCGCCCCGGCGGCGGGCAGCGCCCTGGAGCGGGCCGTCGCGCTGCTGTCCGTACATCCCGTCACGGACGGGCACAACACCCTCGTCTGGACGCTGCGCCAGAGCCCGTACCACGACATCGACACCCCCGACAGCGGTGTCGACACCGACATCCCGCGGCTGCGCGCCGGCGGGGTCGGCGCCCAGTTCTGGTCGCTGCTGCTGCCGCAGGAGGCCGCGGCCCCCGACCAGGTGCTGTCCGACACCCTCGACCAGATCGACGTCGCGCTGGCCCTGATGCGCCGCTACCCCGACGGCCTGTGCCTCGCGCTGACCGCCGACGACATGGCCGACGCCCGCAACCGGGGCCGTATCGCCTCGTTCCTGGGCCCCGTCACCGGCCGTACGCTGACCGATTCGCTGGGCGCGCTGCGCGCCTTCCACGCGCTGGGCGTACGGATCCTCGCGCCCGCGGGAGCGCCCTGGGCCCGGGACGAACTGACCCCCTTCGGCCACGAGGTGGTCAAGGAGATGAACCGCCTGTCGATGCTGGTGGACCTGACCGGCTGCACGCCGGAGGTGGCCTGTCAGCTCGCGGGGGCCTCCAAGGCCCCGGTGATCGTCTCGCACACCGCCGCGGCGGCGCTGAAGCCGCATCCGGGGAACGTCACGGACGAGGTGCTGCTGGCCCTGCGGGCCGCGCAGGGGCTGGCGATGGTCACGTTCGACGCGGCGCAGACCGGCGACTCCCTCCACGCGGTCGCCGACCACGTGGAACACGTACGGGCCGTGGCGGGCCCGGACTGCGTCGGTCTCGGAGCCACCTTCGGCACCGAGCCGGGCGTCCCCCGGCCGGCGGGCCTGACCGACCCCTCGGGCTATCCGCGGCTCGTCGCGGAACTGCTGGAGCGGGGCTGGTCGGAAACCGACCTGGCCCTGCTGACCTGGGGCAACGCCCAGCGTGTGCTGCGCGACGCCGAGTTCACGGCCCGCGCCGCCCAGCACCGCAGACCGGCATGA
- a CDS encoding UDP-glucose dehydrogenase family protein, translated as MAPLRITVIGTGYLGATHAAAMAELGFEVLGLDVVSEKIEMLSAGRVPMYEPGLEELLAAHVEGLPGSTGRLRFTQSWEEVGAFGDVHFVCVNTPQKHGEYACDMSYVDSAIESLAPHLTRPVLVVGKSTVPVGSAERLAAKLAELAPAGDEVELAWNPEFLREGFAVQDTLHPDRIVIGVHGERGEKVLREVYGTPMAEGSPLVVTDFPTAELVKTAANSFLATKISFINAMAEVCEAAGGDVVKLAEAIGHDDRIGKKFLRAGIGFGGGCLPKDIRAFMARAGELGADQALTFLREVDSINMRRRGHMVELAREAVGGSFLGKRVAVLGATFKPDSDDVRDSPALNVAGQIHLQGGQVTVYDPKGMDNARRVFPTLGYADSALEAARGAEVVLHLTEWREFRDLDPVALGAVVTDRLILDGRNALDTDRWRAAGWTYRAMGRPRA; from the coding sequence ATGGCCCCCCTCAGGATCACTGTGATCGGCACCGGCTACCTCGGCGCCACCCACGCCGCGGCGATGGCGGAGCTGGGCTTCGAGGTGCTCGGGCTGGACGTGGTGTCGGAGAAGATCGAGATGCTGTCCGCGGGCCGGGTGCCGATGTACGAGCCCGGGCTGGAGGAGCTCCTCGCCGCGCACGTCGAGGGCCTGCCGGGCTCCACCGGGCGGCTGCGCTTCACGCAGTCCTGGGAGGAGGTCGGCGCCTTCGGTGACGTCCACTTCGTCTGCGTCAACACCCCGCAGAAGCACGGCGAGTACGCCTGCGACATGAGTTACGTCGACTCCGCGATCGAGTCCCTCGCCCCGCACCTGACCCGCCCGGTCCTGGTCGTCGGCAAGTCCACCGTGCCGGTGGGCTCGGCGGAGCGGCTCGCCGCGAAGCTGGCCGAGCTGGCCCCCGCGGGCGACGAGGTCGAGCTGGCGTGGAACCCGGAGTTCCTGCGCGAGGGCTTCGCCGTGCAGGACACCCTGCACCCCGACCGGATCGTGATCGGCGTCCACGGCGAGCGCGGCGAGAAGGTACTGCGCGAGGTGTACGGCACGCCGATGGCGGAGGGCAGCCCGCTGGTGGTGACCGACTTCCCGACCGCCGAGCTCGTCAAGACCGCCGCCAACTCCTTCCTCGCCACCAAGATCTCGTTCATCAACGCGATGGCGGAGGTCTGCGAGGCGGCCGGCGGCGACGTGGTCAAGCTGGCCGAGGCCATCGGCCACGACGACCGCATCGGCAAGAAGTTCCTGCGCGCCGGCATCGGTTTCGGCGGCGGCTGCCTGCCCAAGGACATCCGGGCCTTCATGGCGCGCGCCGGCGAGCTCGGCGCGGACCAGGCGCTGACCTTCCTGCGCGAGGTCGACTCGATCAACATGCGCCGCCGCGGCCACATGGTCGAGCTGGCCCGCGAGGCCGTGGGCGGGTCCTTCCTCGGCAAGCGGGTCGCGGTGCTCGGCGCCACCTTCAAGCCGGACTCCGACGACGTCCGCGACTCCCCCGCGCTGAACGTGGCCGGGCAGATCCACCTCCAGGGCGGCCAGGTCACCGTCTACGACCCGAAGGGCATGGACAACGCCCGCCGCGTCTTCCCGACGCTCGGGTACGCGGACTCGGCGCTGGAGGCGGCCCGCGGCGCGGAGGTCGTCCTGCACCTCACCGAGTGGCGCGAGTTCCGCGACCTCGACCCGGTGGCGCTGGGCGCGGTCGTCACCGACCGGCTGATCCTCGACGGCCGCAACGCCCTGGACACCGACCGCTGGCGCGCGGCCGGCTGGACCTACCGCGCGATGGGCCGCCCGCGCGCCTGA
- a CDS encoding acyl-CoA dehydrogenase family protein, with amino-acid sequence MAGSADFDLYRPAEEHDMLRESVRSLAEAKILPFAAAVDEEARFPQEAHDALVANDLHAVHVPETYGGAGADALATVIVIEEVARVCASSSLIPAVNKLGSLPVILSGSEDLKKKYLGPLAKGDGMFSYCLSEPDAGSDAAGMKTRAVRDGDFWVLNGVKRWITNAGVSEYYTVMAVTDPEKRSKGISAFVVEKSDEGVSFGAPEKKLGIKGSPTREVYLDNVRIPADRMIGAEGTGFATAMKTLDHTRITIAAQALGIAQGALDYAKGYVQERKQFGKPIGDFQGVQFMLADMAMKVSAARALTYQAAAASERGDADLTYLGAAAKCFASDIAMEVTTDAVQLLGGYGYTRDYPVERMMRDAKITQIYEGTNQVQRIVMARNLP; translated from the coding sequence TTGGCGGGTTCTGCCGACTTCGACCTGTACCGCCCGGCCGAGGAGCACGACATGCTCCGCGAGTCCGTCCGCTCGCTCGCCGAGGCGAAGATCCTGCCGTTCGCCGCCGCGGTCGACGAGGAGGCCCGCTTCCCGCAGGAGGCGCACGACGCGCTCGTCGCCAACGACCTGCACGCCGTCCACGTCCCGGAGACCTACGGCGGCGCGGGCGCGGACGCGCTGGCCACCGTGATCGTGATCGAGGAAGTGGCCCGCGTCTGCGCGTCGTCCTCCCTGATCCCGGCCGTGAACAAGCTCGGTTCGCTCCCGGTGATCCTCTCCGGCTCCGAGGACCTGAAGAAGAAGTACCTCGGCCCGCTGGCCAAGGGCGACGGCATGTTCTCGTACTGCCTCTCCGAGCCCGACGCGGGCTCGGACGCGGCCGGCATGAAGACCCGCGCGGTGCGCGACGGTGACTTCTGGGTGCTCAACGGCGTCAAGCGCTGGATCACCAACGCGGGCGTCTCCGAGTACTACACGGTCATGGCCGTGACGGACCCGGAGAAGCGCTCGAAGGGCATCTCGGCCTTCGTCGTGGAGAAGTCCGACGAGGGCGTCTCCTTCGGCGCCCCGGAGAAGAAGCTCGGCATCAAGGGCTCCCCGACCCGCGAGGTCTACCTCGACAACGTGCGGATCCCGGCCGACCGCATGATCGGCGCCGAGGGCACCGGATTCGCCACCGCGATGAAGACCCTGGACCACACCCGCATCACCATCGCGGCCCAGGCGCTCGGCATCGCCCAGGGCGCCCTGGACTACGCCAAGGGCTACGTCCAGGAGCGCAAGCAGTTCGGCAAGCCGATCGGCGACTTCCAGGGCGTGCAGTTCATGCTCGCCGACATGGCCATGAAGGTCTCGGCCGCCCGCGCCCTGACCTACCAGGCCGCAGCCGCCTCCGAGCGCGGTGACGCCGACCTGACGTACCTCGGCGCGGCGGCCAAGTGCTTCGCCTCCGACATCGCCATGGAGGTCACCACGGACGCCGTCCAGCTCCTCGGCGGCTACGGCTACACCCGCGACTACCCGGTGGAGCGCATGATGCGCGACGCCAAGATCACCCAGATCTACGAGGGCACGAACCAGGTCCAGCGGATCGTCATGGCCCGCAACCTCCCGTAG